One Amaranthus tricolor cultivar Red isolate AtriRed21 chromosome 1, ASM2621246v1, whole genome shotgun sequence DNA window includes the following coding sequences:
- the LOC130828518 gene encoding protein DETOXIFICATION 33-like: protein MEQQNNSISVNTTMNSHKNGGRVWQESKKMWKIAGPAILMLVSQYSFEFVTCATVGHLGSLELAAVSIVQNVIKGFVYGLMLGMGSALETLCGQAVGAGQINMLGIYLQRSWIITGITAVLLTPIYIFTSPILKLLHQDKHISELAGKYALWVVPQLFAFALNFPIQKFLQSQSIVWVMTILSMVVLGIHALLNWVVLMKFSSHGLFGAAMVANFSWFLLILGQLIYIMCGFFPDAWTGFSMLAFKSLKGFTKLTLASALMLCLELWYFLIMILMVGWLKNPEVALDAVSICMNLDIWGLMVALGFNAAVSVRVSNELGAGRPNVAKFAISIASMTSTIIGTIMTVMILVLKEQYPKLFFEKPLVIAEASKLGYLLAASIFLNNIQSVLQGVAVGAGWQTLVALLNIGFYYLVGLPLGALLGYKFKLGVHGIWAGLLIGLLSQTVILLFIVWRTNWHKEASQSKKRMRVWGDSTDPQST from the exons ATGGAGCAACAAAACAATTCTATTAGTGTTAATACAACTATGAATAGTCACAAAAATGGAGGAAGAGTATGGCAAGAATCTAAAAAAATGTGGAAAATTGCAGGGCCTGCAATTCTGATGTTGGTTTCTCAATACTCGTTTGAATTTGTCACTTGTGCTACTGTTGGCCATTTGGGTTCCCTTGAACTTGCTGCGGTTTCCATTGTTCAGAATGTTATCAAAGGTTTTGTCTATGGTTTAATG CTCGGGATGGGGAGTGCTCTAGAGACGCTTTGTGGACAAGCAGTTGGAGCAGGACAGATAAATATGTTAGGAATATACTTACAAAGATCATGGATCATCACTGGAATTACTGCTGTGCTTTTAACACCAATTTACATCTTCACTTCCCCAATACTGAAACTTCTGCATCAAGACAAACACATCTCCGAACTTGCAGGAAAGTACGCGTTGTGGGTGGTTCCGCAATTATTTGCATTTGCTTTAAATTTCCCTATCCAAAAGTTCCTCCAATCTCAGAGTATAGTGTGGGTTATGACAATACTGTCCATGGTTGTCTTAGGAATACATGCTTTGTTGAATTGGGTTGTGCTAATGAAGTTTTCTTCGCACGGCCTGTTTGGTGCTGCAATGGTTGCAAATTTCTCTTGGTTTCTCCTCATTTTGGGTCAGTTAATCTATATTATGTGCGGTTTCTTCCCGGATGCTTGGACTGGATTCTCGATGTTGGCTTTCAAGTCATTGAAGGGTTTCACCAAACTTACACTTGCTTCAGCATTAATGTTATG TTTAGAGCTGTGGTATTTCTTAATCATGATTCTCATGGTGGGATGGTTGAAGAATCCAGAAGTTGCACTTGATGCTGTTTCTATATG TATGAATTTGGACATTTGGGGTCTAATGGTTGCTTTAGGCTTTAATGCAGCAGTCAG TGTGCGAGTGTCTAATGAGCTCGGAGCAGGGCGCCCCAACGTTGCTAAATTTGCTATATCAATTGCAAGCATGACGTCAACGATAATAGGGACTATAATGACCGTCATGATCCTCGTATTGAAGGAGCAATATCCGAAGTTGTTCTTTGAAAAGCCACTAGTCATAGCCGAGGCCTCAAAGCTCGGGTATCTTCTAGCTGCTTCGATATTTCTAAATAATATACAATCGGTTCTTCAAG GTGTTGCGGTTGGGGCAGGATGGCAAACACTGGTCGCACTACTAAACATTGGTTTCTACTACTTAGTTGGGCTACCCCTTGGCGCTCTACTTGGTTACAAATTCAAGCTTGGGGTTCATGGAATTTGGGCCGGATTGCTAATCGGATTATTGTCACAAACCGTGATTTTGCTGTTCATTGTGTGGAGGACTAATTGGCATAAAGAA GCCTCTCAATCGAAGAAACGGATGAGAGTCTGGGGTGACTCAACGGATCCCCAATCGACATGA